In Treponema primitia ZAS-2, a genomic segment contains:
- a CDS encoding tetratricopeptide repeat protein has translation METLPRPHHHEHDHDHDDEEDEELETDDEEGFSIDPAIPIPVELPQGETKLDLEQLSWEMIISGMLRVVSDFVGNSAVPGADPEISVEDADYYRRFVLAVRPDILGEFTEAAILKARNGDYDMALEIIGAVRGLFPGSPVILLDRALILENRAEALERSLGETADAEETDIEYDLAHEAYKELLALHPSFPDGLFNAGFFYMRRRNFSKARDCFSSYLALEAEADPATSISVGKLPTALPVKLPSEKRNKAREIVREIESRSLDDEIFRQAYDFIRLGEEQKGLEKIRVFLEQHPLVWNGWFILGWGLRRLSRWNDAAAAFSHALDLGGDNSDTRNELAICLMEQGDYQAARRELETALREEPENVKIISNLGVLALRKGDDDEAAGFFRTVLELEPEDPVAREYLGSGDLA, from the coding sequence ATGGAAACCCTACCCCGACCTCATCATCACGAACATGACCACGATCATGACGATGAGGAAGATGAAGAACTGGAAACCGATGACGAGGAGGGCTTTTCCATAGATCCGGCCATCCCTATCCCGGTGGAACTGCCCCAGGGGGAAACCAAGCTGGACCTGGAGCAGCTTTCCTGGGAAATGATAATCTCCGGGATGCTCCGGGTCGTTTCTGACTTCGTCGGAAATTCCGCTGTTCCTGGGGCTGATCCGGAAATCAGCGTGGAGGACGCAGACTACTACCGTCGCTTTGTTCTGGCGGTGCGGCCGGATATCCTGGGGGAATTTACCGAAGCGGCTATCCTCAAGGCCAGGAACGGCGATTACGACATGGCCCTGGAAATTATAGGGGCCGTACGGGGACTCTTCCCGGGTTCACCGGTGATACTCCTTGACCGGGCTCTGATCCTGGAAAACCGGGCGGAAGCCCTGGAGCGATCCCTTGGGGAAACCGCTGATGCTGAAGAGACCGATATCGAATACGACCTGGCCCACGAAGCCTATAAAGAACTGCTTGCCCTGCACCCGTCTTTTCCGGACGGCCTTTTTAATGCAGGCTTTTTCTACATGCGGCGGCGGAATTTTTCCAAAGCCAGGGACTGTTTTTCATCCTACCTTGCCCTGGAGGCGGAGGCAGACCCGGCAACATCGATTTCAGTCGGAAAGCTCCCCACGGCCCTTCCGGTAAAGCTTCCTTCAGAAAAGCGGAACAAAGCCCGGGAAATAGTCCGGGAGATAGAAAGCCGCAGCCTGGATGACGAGATTTTCCGGCAAGCCTACGACTTTATCCGGCTGGGAGAAGAACAGAAGGGGCTGGAAAAAATCCGGGTTTTCCTGGAACAGCACCCCCTGGTGTGGAACGGCTGGTTCATCCTGGGCTGGGGACTGCGCCGGCTTTCCCGTTGGAATGATGCCGCCGCCGCCTTTAGCCACGCCCTTGATCTGGGGGGTGACAACAGCGATACCCGGAACGAACTGGCCATCTGCCTGATGGAACAGGGTGATTACCAGGCAGCCCGGCGTGAACTGGAAACCGCCCTGCGTGAAGAACCGGAAAACGTGAAAATAATTTCTAACCTGGGAGTGCTGGCCCTGCGTAAGGGCGACGATGATGAAGCGGCGGGCTTTTTCCGCACCGTTCTGGAGCTGGAACCTGAAGACCCGGTAGCCCGGGAGTACCTGGGAAGCGGGGACCTGGCCTAA